The Vibrio coralliirubri DNA window TCTTCTTGGCGAACATTGTACTCTTCTTCGTTGTCCCAGCGCTTATGTGTACCGGGGATAAGTTCCATGCCGGGCTCATCAAAAAGGGGCACTCGCAAATGCAATACTTGGGTTTCCATGATGATTTTCATTTGGTCATCAATGTCGTAGTCGTATTGACAGTCACGATGCCAGAAGTCTTTTTGCTGAGGGTTTACTGGGTTGAAGAACAGCTGTGTATTCATGAATGCACAGCTGTTCGGAATCACCGCATCAACCACGTCCATCACTTGTTTCGAGCTGATGAAGTCGAAAAGCACGCTTCTGTCGTCTGCAGGCAAATACTCGCTTCCCGTAATTAAAGACGAGTTAAATGCTTCTTCTTTATAGAATTCTTCGTTGTCTGCTTTCCATGATTCATGAAATTTCAGCACGACTTTTCTTAGTGATGCA harbors:
- a CDS encoding phytanoyl-CoA dioxygenase family protein; protein product: MVENSQQLSDRYDEHGYFVIRNYFNEAQIASLRKVVLKFHESWKADNEEFYKEEAFNSSLITGSEYLPADDRSVLFDFISSKQVMDVVDAVIPNSCAFMNTQLFFNPVNPQQKDFWHRDCQYDYDIDDQMKIIMETQVLHLRVPLFDEPGMELIPGTHKRWDNEEEYNVRQEENGKVSSDDISGGKQIPLAAGDLLVFSADMIHRGRYGLDRLALDILIFDSAADYVDYVDDDCLPTPAMLSNITDPRLFMNTLHLKSMQYS